One segment of Shewanella piezotolerans WP3 DNA contains the following:
- the minD gene encoding septum site-determining protein MinD: MAQIIVVTSGKGGVGKTTSSAAIATGLALKGHKTVVIDFDIGLRNLDLIMGCERRVVYDFVNVINGEANLNQALIKDKRCPKLFVLPASQTRDKDALTKEGVGTVLDNLAKDFEYIICDSPAGIETGAMMALYFADVAIVTTNPEVSSVRDSDRILGMLQSKSKRAEEGLEPVKEFLLLTRYSPARVTTGEMLSVGDVEEILAIPLLGVIPESQAVLKASNSGVPVIIDNESDAGMAYSDAVERLLGAELPFRFLTEEKKGFLKRIFGS; the protein is encoded by the coding sequence ATGGCGCAAATTATTGTTGTCACGTCTGGAAAAGGCGGTGTGGGGAAAACAACCTCAAGTGCAGCTATTGCAACTGGTCTCGCATTAAAAGGCCATAAAACCGTAGTGATTGATTTTGATATCGGCCTACGTAATCTCGATTTAATTATGGGTTGTGAGCGACGTGTCGTTTATGATTTTGTCAATGTCATTAATGGTGAGGCAAACTTAAACCAAGCACTGATTAAAGACAAACGATGCCCTAAGTTATTTGTATTACCTGCTTCGCAAACTCGCGATAAAGATGCCTTAACCAAAGAAGGGGTCGGAACGGTACTCGATAACTTGGCAAAGGATTTCGAATACATTATTTGTGATTCACCTGCTGGTATTGAAACGGGCGCAATGATGGCACTCTACTTTGCCGATGTCGCCATTGTGACGACTAACCCTGAGGTCAGTTCTGTCCGCGATTCAGACCGTATTTTAGGTATGCTACAAAGCAAGTCTAAGCGTGCGGAAGAAGGTCTTGAGCCAGTGAAAGAGTTTCTTTTGCTTACCCGTTACTCACCTGCCCGCGTAACAACCGGTGAAATGCTTAGCGTAGGTGATGTGGAAGAGATCCTGGCTATTCCGCTGTTGGGCGTTATTCCTGAGTCACAAGCAGTACTTAAAGCATCAAACTCTGGTGTACCTGTTATTATTGATAATGAGAGCGACGCGGGGATGGCTTATAGCGATGCCGTCGAACGTTTACTGGGTGCAGAACTGCCTTTCCGGTTCCTTACGGAAGAGAAGAAAGGTTTCTTAAAACGAATTTTTGGTAGCTAA
- the minE gene encoding cell division topological specificity factor MinE — MSLLDYFKTKKKPSTAATAKERLQIIVAHQRGERDAPDYFPQMKQEIIEVIRKYVKVGADQVSVQLDQNDDNLSVLELNVTLPEQS; from the coding sequence ATGTCATTACTTGATTATTTTAAAACGAAGAAGAAACCGAGTACTGCTGCAACAGCCAAAGAACGTTTGCAGATCATTGTCGCTCATCAACGTGGCGAGAGAGATGCCCCCGATTATTTTCCGCAGATGAAGCAAGAGATCATTGAGGTCATTCGTAAATATGTCAAAGTGGGCGCAGACCAAGTATCTGTGCAACTTGATCAGAATGACGATAACCTATCAGTACTTGAGCTTAATGTGACTTTGCCTGAGCAGAGCTAA